The following proteins come from a genomic window of Anopheles ziemanni chromosome 3, idAnoZiCoDA_A2_x.2, whole genome shotgun sequence:
- the LOC131288732 gene encoding uncharacterized protein LOC131288732 produces the protein MMCSMCNYYSWSYFIAFGEIFISINIARVFLHCLQYAEENPDLHCYDVEPIFVLLVLYNLLSLLLIIGVSKRNEKLLQVYQTCTITLKASAVVRRIVLSATEYSEDNVGKTIIELKIIIVFTLIFTLEALVVAGACRKMRREQQDQLYYIDVV, from the exons ATGATGTGTTCCATGTGCAACTACTACTCCTGGAGCTATTTTATAGCGTTCGGTGAAATCTTCATATCCATCAACATTGCCAGAGTCTTCCTGCACTGCCTGCAATACGCGGAGGAGAATCCGGATCTGCATTGTTATGACG TGGAGCCCATCTttgtgctgctggtgctgtacAACTTGCTCTCGCTGTTGTTAATCATCGGTGTGTCGAAG cgaaacgaaaaacttcTTCAAGTCTATCAAACGTGCACCATCACCCTTAAAGCGTCCGCCGTCGTACGGAGGATAGTGCTGAGCGCCACCGAGTACAGCGAGGACAACGTGGGGAAAACAATTATTGAACTGAAAATAATCATCGTGTTTACAC TGATATTCACCCTGGAAGCGCTTGTCGTTGCCGGAGCGTGCCGGAAGATGCGCCGCGAGCAGCAAGATCAGCTCTACTACATCGACGTGGTCTAG